The following are from one region of the Channa argus isolate prfri chromosome 6, Channa argus male v1.0, whole genome shotgun sequence genome:
- the LOC137128421 gene encoding von Willebrand factor A domain-containing protein 5A-like isoform X4, which translates to MNCCGLVTAHKEPVPLKSIDVELEVRDHVSTVVSTLNYENKEDKPLEAVFVFPLPGDAAVCHFSAKIGQTEIVAEVKEKQQAREEYDDALSSGQQAFLLEESDQSPDIFSLSVGSLPPGESSSIRLEYVTELAVQGDDGLRFCLPAVLNPRYQPQGSEAASVQVTSVPASLVPYSLSFSARVSSSHPVTKVESSCSLGPLQYLNTEQTQAMVRLAAGHKFDRDVELLIYYKDAHQPTAVVEAGQASVKPGTLMGDPVVMVSLYPEFPKAVMSTVASCGEFVLLLDRSGSMGCSSNNSKQEETRIGNARDTLLLLLKSLPMGCYFNIYSFGSTYESIFPKSVEYSETTMEEALQTVETMDANLGGTEILRPLKHIYSQSCIPNQPRQLFVFTDGEVGNTKEVLDLVKKNSFSHRCFSFGIGEGASSALINGLAKEGRGHAQFITGTDRMQTKVMQSMRFALQPAVENISVTWDLPKGVSVTVLSPPITTIFQGQRSLVYAQLTGQSSEAAEGSVRVKYSLAGYLTQNQLRFSLKPAEDTGLTIHRLGAQTLIRSLEMEEREHQDGGVKEKVVELSVQSGVSSSFTAFIAVMKSDGKVIQGPLLHRAIPVATGSPLMHTVDSIREGVAILEANRSLVHEKSNHLCILESDISFFSRIKKKLRAVLWKPSDRSLQTDGADYSQTSKLHDTQLHKQPPRDNLLKLVGLQKASGCWLLDPALAAALGRTSEEVEKTKPASLIHKLVRLGLNTSLCNRLLDFLTGRPQAVRVGSNTSSTITLNTGAPQGCVLSPLLFTLLTHDCTPSNNSNLFIKFADDMSVVGLISNNDETNYRSEVRCLAGWCSDNNLSLNVEKMKEMVVDFRRALIQHIPLTINGANVERVSSTKFLGVHITEDLSWTDNTAALAKKSQQRLYFLRKLRRARAPSPIMYTFYRGTIESILTSCITVWYGACNASCRKTLQRIVRAAEKMIGVSLPSLQDIYGTRLTRNAEGFAGHPSHSFFSLLPSGRRMRSLQARTSRLKDSFIHQAVRKLNSLPNLPPLPSSALVLYCTGTEL; encoded by the exons GCTCGTGAGGAGTATGATGATGCGCTGAGCTCCGGTCAGCAGGCCTTCCTGTTGGAGGAGAGTGACCAGAGTCCAGATATATTTTCTCTGAGTGTGGGAAGTCTTCCTCCAGGAGAGAGCTCCTCCATCAGGCTGGAGTATGTCACTGAGCTGGCTGTGCAGGGTGATGACGGGCTGAGGTTTTGTCTGCCTGCTGTGCTCAACCCTCGCTACCAACCTCAAG GTAGTGAAGCTGCCAGTGTCCAGGTGACGTCTGTCCCAGCCTCTCTGGTGCCCTAcagtctttctttctctgctcgAGTGTCCTCTTCTCATCCAGTCACTAAAGTAGAGTCCAGCTGTTCTCTGGGTCCTCTCCAGTATCTGAACACAGAGCAAACCCAGGCCATG GTGAGGTTGGCTGCAGGACACAAGTTTGACAGAGATGTTGAGCTGCTGATTTATTACAAAGATGCCCACCAACCCACTGCTGTGGTGGAGGCAGGACAGGCCTCTGTTAAGCCTG GCACTCTGATGGGTGATCCAGTGGTGATGGTGAGCCTGTACCCTGAGTTCCCCAAGGCTGTGATGTCTACAGTCGCCTCATGTGGAGAGTTTGTTCTCTTACTGGATCGATCTGGGAGTATGGGCTGTTCTAGCAATAATAGCAAGCAGGAAGAGACTCGTATTGGGAATGCCAGG GACACTTTGCTGCTCCTGCTGAAGAGCTTACCGATGGGCTGCTATTTCAACATCTACAGTTTTGGGTCCACTTATGAATCCATCTTCCC TAAGAGTGTGGAGTACAGTGAGACGACCATGGAGGAGGCCTTGCAGACAGTTGAAACGATGGATGCTAATCTGGGAGGGACTGAGATCTTAAGGCCCCTCAAACACATTTATAGCCAGTCCTGCATTCCCAATCAACCTCGACAA CTATTTGTCTTTACCGATGGAGAAGTGGGAAACACCAAAGAAGTCTTAGATCTGGTGAAGAAAAATTCATTTTCTCACAG GTGTTTCTCTTTTGGGATTGGGGAAGGGGCCAGCTCTGCTCTCATCAATGGGTTGGCCAAGGAAGGAAGAGGTCACGCTCAGTTCATCACAGGAACTGACCGGATGCAAACCAAa GTGATGCAGTCAATGCGATTTGCTCTTCAACCAGCTGTGGAAAACATCTCAGTCACATGGGATTTACCAAAAGGAGTGTCTGTCACTGTTCTCTCTCCACCAATCACAACCATTTTccagggtcagaggtcactggTTTATGCCCAGCTGACTGGACAG AGTTCAGAGGCAGCTGAGGGCTCTGTGAGGGTGAAGTACAGCCTGGCAGGTTATCTAACTCAGAACCAGCTACGCTTCAGTCTGAAACCAGCAGAGGATACTGG ATTAACAATCCACAGGTTGGGTGCTCAGACCCTAATTCGCTCCCTGGAGATGGAAGAGAGAGAGCATCAAGATGGAGGAGTAAAGGAGAAGGTGGTGGAGCTCAGTGTCCAATCAGGAGTGAGCAGTTCTTTCACTGCCTTCATTGCTGTGATGAAAAGTGATGGCAAAGTGATTCAGGGACCTTTATTGCACAGAGCAATTCCAGTAGCCA CTGGAAGTCCTTTAA TGCACACTGTTGATTCGATAAGGGAAGGCGTAGCAATCCTTGAAGCTAATAGATCTTTAGTTCATGAAAAAAGTA ACCACCTTTGTATTTTAGAGTCTGACATAAGCTTCTTCTCCCGTATTAAGAAGAAGCTAAGGGCCGTCCTCTGGAAACCGAGTGATAGGTCTCTGCAGACGGATGGTGCCGATTACAGTCAAACTTCAAAGCTACATG ATACCCAATTGCACAAGCAGCCACCCAGAGACAATTTACTGAAGCTGGTTGGTCTCCAGAAAGCGTCTGGCTGCTGGTTGCTTGATCCAGCTCTGGCTGCTGCACTAGGAAGGACCAgtgaggaggtggagaagaCAAAGCCTGCCTCA CTCATTCACAAACTGGTCCGGCTGGGGCTCAACACTTCGCTGTGCAACCGGCTGTTGGACTTTCTAACTGGAAGACCTCAGGCAGTACGGGTCGGCAGTAACACATCCAGCACTatcacactgaacactgggGCGCCCCAAGGATGTGTGCTGAGCCCCCTTCTCTTCACCCTGCTGACCCATGACTGCACACCATCAAACAACTCCAACCTCTTCATtaagtttgcggatgacatgTCTGTGGTGGGTCTCATTAGCAACAACGatgagacaaactacaggagCGAGGTGAGATGCCTGGCCGGGTGGTGCAGtgacaacaatctctctctgaatgTGGAGAAGATGAAAGAGATGGTTGTTGACTTCAGGAGAGCGCTCATCCAGCACATACCTCTAACCATCAACGGTGCTaatgtggagagggtgagcagcaccAAGTTTCTGGGGgtgcacatcacagaggacctctcctggaccgacaacactgcagcactagccaaaaaatcacagcagcgtctctacttcctccgcAAACTGAGAAGAGCCAGAGCCCCGTCCCCCATCATGTACACCTTCTACAGAGGCACCATCGAGAGCATTCTAacgagctgcatcactgtgtggtatggGGCCTGCAACGCCTCCTGCCGGAAGACTCTACAACGCAtagtgagagcagctgagaagatgattggtgtctctctcccctccctccaggacatttatggaacccGTCTCACCCGCAATGCAGAGGGCTTTGCGGGTCACccgtcacacagcttcttcagcctgctgccatcTGGGAGGAGAATGCGGAGCCTacaggccaggaccagcaggttgaaggacagcttcatccatcaggctgtcaggaagctgaactcgctcCCGAACTTGCCCCCCCTTCCCTCTTCGGCCttagtactgtactgtacaggcaCAGAACTATAA
- the LOC137128421 gene encoding von Willebrand factor A domain-containing protein 5A-like isoform X5, with product MNCCGLVTAHKEPVPLKSIDVELEVRDHVSTVVSTLNYENKEDKPLEAVFVFPLPGDAAVCHFSAKIGQTEIVAEVKEKQQAREEYDDALSSGQQAFLLEESDQSPDIFSLSVGSLPPGESSSIRLEYVTELAVQGDDGLRFCLPAVLNPRYQPQGSEAASVQVTSVPASLVPYSLSFSARVSSSHPVTKVESSCSLGPLQYLNTEQTQAMVRLAAGHKFDRDVELLIYYKDAHQPTAVVEAGQASVKPGTLMGDPVVMVSLYPEFPKAVMSTVASCGEFVLLLDRSGSMGCSSNNSKQEETRIGNARDTLLLLLKSLPMGCYFNIYSFGSTYESIFPKSVEYSETTMEEALQTVETMDANLGGTEILRPLKHIYSQSCIPNQPRQLFVFTDGEVGNTKEVLDLVKKNSFSHRCFSFGIGEGASSALINGLAKEGRGHAQFITGTDRMQTKVMQSMRFALQPAVENISVTWDLPKGVSVTVLSPPITTIFQGQRSLVYAQLTGQSSEAAEGSVRVKYSLAGYLTQNQLRFSLKPAEDTGLTIHRLGAQTLIRSLEMEEREHQDGGVKEKVVELSVQSGVSSSFTAFIAVMKSDGKVIQGPLLHRAIPVATGSPLMHTVDSIREGVAILEANRSLVHEKSNHLCILESDISFFSRIKKKLRAVLWKPSDRSLQTDGADYSQTSKLHDTQLHKQPPRDNLLKLVGLQKASGCWLLDPALAAALGRTSEEVEKTKPASVSQEVWATTLALIWLHGFKMDAKEEWEILAAKAVSWLHAQNEPYMTECLEAGNTLLGCKLQKDFLGF from the exons GCTCGTGAGGAGTATGATGATGCGCTGAGCTCCGGTCAGCAGGCCTTCCTGTTGGAGGAGAGTGACCAGAGTCCAGATATATTTTCTCTGAGTGTGGGAAGTCTTCCTCCAGGAGAGAGCTCCTCCATCAGGCTGGAGTATGTCACTGAGCTGGCTGTGCAGGGTGATGACGGGCTGAGGTTTTGTCTGCCTGCTGTGCTCAACCCTCGCTACCAACCTCAAG GTAGTGAAGCTGCCAGTGTCCAGGTGACGTCTGTCCCAGCCTCTCTGGTGCCCTAcagtctttctttctctgctcgAGTGTCCTCTTCTCATCCAGTCACTAAAGTAGAGTCCAGCTGTTCTCTGGGTCCTCTCCAGTATCTGAACACAGAGCAAACCCAGGCCATG GTGAGGTTGGCTGCAGGACACAAGTTTGACAGAGATGTTGAGCTGCTGATTTATTACAAAGATGCCCACCAACCCACTGCTGTGGTGGAGGCAGGACAGGCCTCTGTTAAGCCTG GCACTCTGATGGGTGATCCAGTGGTGATGGTGAGCCTGTACCCTGAGTTCCCCAAGGCTGTGATGTCTACAGTCGCCTCATGTGGAGAGTTTGTTCTCTTACTGGATCGATCTGGGAGTATGGGCTGTTCTAGCAATAATAGCAAGCAGGAAGAGACTCGTATTGGGAATGCCAGG GACACTTTGCTGCTCCTGCTGAAGAGCTTACCGATGGGCTGCTATTTCAACATCTACAGTTTTGGGTCCACTTATGAATCCATCTTCCC TAAGAGTGTGGAGTACAGTGAGACGACCATGGAGGAGGCCTTGCAGACAGTTGAAACGATGGATGCTAATCTGGGAGGGACTGAGATCTTAAGGCCCCTCAAACACATTTATAGCCAGTCCTGCATTCCCAATCAACCTCGACAA CTATTTGTCTTTACCGATGGAGAAGTGGGAAACACCAAAGAAGTCTTAGATCTGGTGAAGAAAAATTCATTTTCTCACAG GTGTTTCTCTTTTGGGATTGGGGAAGGGGCCAGCTCTGCTCTCATCAATGGGTTGGCCAAGGAAGGAAGAGGTCACGCTCAGTTCATCACAGGAACTGACCGGATGCAAACCAAa GTGATGCAGTCAATGCGATTTGCTCTTCAACCAGCTGTGGAAAACATCTCAGTCACATGGGATTTACCAAAAGGAGTGTCTGTCACTGTTCTCTCTCCACCAATCACAACCATTTTccagggtcagaggtcactggTTTATGCCCAGCTGACTGGACAG AGTTCAGAGGCAGCTGAGGGCTCTGTGAGGGTGAAGTACAGCCTGGCAGGTTATCTAACTCAGAACCAGCTACGCTTCAGTCTGAAACCAGCAGAGGATACTGG ATTAACAATCCACAGGTTGGGTGCTCAGACCCTAATTCGCTCCCTGGAGATGGAAGAGAGAGAGCATCAAGATGGAGGAGTAAAGGAGAAGGTGGTGGAGCTCAGTGTCCAATCAGGAGTGAGCAGTTCTTTCACTGCCTTCATTGCTGTGATGAAAAGTGATGGCAAAGTGATTCAGGGACCTTTATTGCACAGAGCAATTCCAGTAGCCA CTGGAAGTCCTTTAA TGCACACTGTTGATTCGATAAGGGAAGGCGTAGCAATCCTTGAAGCTAATAGATCTTTAGTTCATGAAAAAAGTA ACCACCTTTGTATTTTAGAGTCTGACATAAGCTTCTTCTCCCGTATTAAGAAGAAGCTAAGGGCCGTCCTCTGGAAACCGAGTGATAGGTCTCTGCAGACGGATGGTGCCGATTACAGTCAAACTTCAAAGCTACATG ATACCCAATTGCACAAGCAGCCACCCAGAGACAATTTACTGAAGCTGGTTGGTCTCCAGAAAGCGTCTGGCTGCTGGTTGCTTGATCCAGCTCTGGCTGCTGCACTAGGAAGGACCAgtgaggaggtggagaagaCAAAGCCTGCCTCA GTCAGCCAGGAAGTCTGGGCCACCACCCTGGCTCTGATTTGGCTTCATGGTTTTAAGATGGATGCTAAAGAGGAGTGGGAGATTCTGGCTGCAAAGGCAGTGTCATGGCTTCATGCTCAGAACG aacctTATATGACAGAGTGCTTAGAAGCTGGAAATACACTGCTGGGCTGCAAGTTGCAGAAAGACTTCCTGGGGTTCTGA